A region of the Echeneis naucrates chromosome 22, fEcheNa1.1, whole genome shotgun sequence genome:
CCAGGGCCTGCAGGGTGGCCTTTAAGCCTGGCTGAGCAAGACTCTCTGTCCTGTCACTTCTCTTACCAGTTCCCCCTCTCTGTTCTATGTTCAATCACTATTGACAAGTGCATGAGCAGCCCCCCTCTAGGAGAATACCTTCCCTCTGCCAGAAGTGCTAATATAACATTTATCAAAGCATGAGGCACGTATGTGTGCTGTCATTTTGTCTGCCATGCTAAGAGGTCTGTGCTGACATGGCTATTGTTCTGAGCTCTCTGATTGTTATTGTTGATCACTGCAATGCTCGGCTCTCTTCAAAATCAGCAGAGTAAAGAAATCTTAACGTAACCCCTGCACACGTGCTCATTTGGGACACTTGcctttctcaatttttttttcaaactccaATGCAAGAGGTTAGCTGTTGATACACAATTAAGCATTTGCTCAAGTTTAATCTGAAGGTAAGTGCTGTTTCGGTGAATCTGGCAGACTGGGTCATGGCGGGCCGTCTGTTGAAAGAACAAAGAGGCAGTCGTCTGCTCTTGTCAatgatttctctctttttttgagtGAATTTCAGCATAAAATGTAAGTAACCTGTTATTATTTTGCACTTAGAAAGTGGTGTGTAAGTGGATGAAAATTGATCCAGTAAATTGAAAAGGGGGTTAAGTGTTTTTGCCCTATCGACTCCAACTGAAACGATGGTTATATAAAACACTCATTTCTCTCCCATTAGCAGATCAAGCCACAGCCAAGTATTATTAGAGGGCCACATTGTAGCACTGCTCCAAGACATTTTGTTACTGCTAATGGCCCTCAGACCAGAGGAGAAATAATAAAGAGATTTTGGCTCCAGAGATAAGATTGAGGCAGTTTTCCACTAAATGTATATGAAGAAACTGCCATAACATGCAGTGAATGATCTTTTCAGAGAGGTGAGAAGTCATCTTAGATAGGACCTGTCATGTTAGCAAATGTTGCTCACAatgaatgcatttgtgtttgtggtggcTCTAAGTATCAAGGATTCTTGAATTGTGAATTGTTCGTGCACTACTATTACAAAGGTCACCTCACAATCTCACGTTAATTGATAGCCTGTCAGCCTGTCAAGTAAAAAGGCCTGCCTTAGTGCAATGTGATCGAATTTTGAGCATTTTCTTTACAATAAGGTTTAATGTAGATGGAGTGGTAGAGAGGTCAGAGAGCACAGCATACATCTCAGCAGGAGGACCATACATTTGATTGTAGTGTGTGGCACAACACAGTATATAATTTTCCATCCACTTCATTTGAATACCATCTGTTTGCATTGCAGGACCTGTTGTGGGAGCCCGAGAGCAATCCTGCTCCATTATTAGTGGTTGTAGTGCCTGCCTTACCAAGGGGTGCAGCTGTTGAGCTTCATGTAACTGCAATTCAGGATGATTTCACCAAAAGGACTTCCTCTCACACAACTACAAAGTTGGCGTGGGGATCCTTAGAGTGCCACACTGTCATGTCAGCTGACCAATGTAGTGCTTCACTTTCCCTTTCCTTGGCTGTGCCTGGCTGTGCCATCGATAACCTGGAAGATACCGATGTGAAGGATGCCACAGAAGCAGTGGCTGTTACATTCAAGAAAGCCATGAAGAGGATGGATCATGAGCTGGTGCCACTGTGTGCCCGGGTGTTTTACAAGTGTGGCTACTCATTGGCACAGGAGGTTATTAAAGGTATGTCATAATATTAAGACACTCAAGACACTCCACCGAGGCTTTAAAATGATTGAATGTTTACACTCATTAAGAGGACCTATCCCAAATAAGCTGTTTTGTTATAGGTAACACTTCTGAGATATGCCGCTTTCACAAGTTGAGCTTCTCATCACAGtattaatgaaaacaaagtgacaaCCTGTCTCGTTCTACGCTCTCTTTTCAAAGAAAGTTTGAGCTGACACTGGTTAAGTAAACTCCATAAAGTATTCTCGGAAGCAGTCTCTCCAGAGGATCTCCACTCCTTCCTGTGTTTAATTATTGTAAGTCATTTGTTGTGTCTGCACTGTGTACAGTAACCCAAGCAGCTGGCACAGTCTTTTGTCATCATTACACTTTTATTCGCCGCCATCCACTGCTCCCAGCATTCTAGGTTCTCGTCAAGGCAAATGTGGAGCGGTATTGTTTTATCCTGAGAGATGTTCTCTCTGAGGGAAAAGGGCGATGAGCACATCGATCACACAGGCTCAGTTGTCAAGTCATCGCTGAAGCAGtcaattaacatttttgaaTCCCTGCCAAACCAGCCATCTTACTGTCATTTTTAGCTTTGACATAACTCATCATCTGGAGGACATAAAATTATGGCTACTACCAGTGATGAATGAGAAAAAGGTTGATCAGTTGAGAATATGCGTTATGCATGACAGATAAACAGTGCTATTTGTTTTGTAAGCtatttatataaatgttattCTGCATTGTTTCATGATATATGATGCTTGTAATTCATCCATTGTGTCATTATCCACAATAGAAGAGTTAGATGACttaggatgattttttttttttttaaacagaaaacattaattGTTAATGGGTCACTGGTTAATTGGAGCAAAATCAACTGAGATCTTTACCCTTGACATGTATGTGTCTTTGATTATGCCTCCCTGAAACCATTTACTGACTCATTGAGCTGAAATCTGTTACCTTACACTGCATGCACAGCCATGGCCTGGAAGCTCGCCCATGGGCGTTTTCATGGGTCACAGCCTTTGCTCATTGGGTGATGAATCCAAAAAGTCTAAGGAAGAAAAGTAACACCTCTGGCGTTAGCAGTCACAACCTTgcaactgctgctgtcagtgagcAGACAGACACCGGAGCAAAATGTGACCCtgcaacacccccccccccccccccccttcaacTTTCTTGCGTTAGGATTCATAGCTGAAAGACATGACATATGTTCAAAATGAAACCTTTAAACATCTTGTCTCAACTTGTTACTTACGACAGAAGGATTCGCTCACCCAAATCCTCACATAGTCTTATGTAGAATCAATTATTTACATAGCAAGTATGAATATGGAATACGTTTTGACCTCTTTCCTTATAAATGCCCATGACATGACACACAAGATTAGCCCCAATACTTAAATTTGAAATAGGCTGATTTTGGTCACTTGAAGGCAACAGAGACAGGCTTGGGAACTGTAATGTTTCATcataatgaaatcaaattagaCACTAAACTTTGTCGCAGCAACAGTTGCACCTTCATACATAGACATGATATGGTGCAACATTCGCATCAGTGAGCGAAATATCTGGCAACAGTGTAatgctgtttttcaaaatatttgcGCTGAAACCCGCTGGATGCGGCGCCTGAAATGTGTGCCTTGAGtgaaagtaaacaaaagcaataaagGTGTGAGCTGGAAAAACCAGAGCAGGATGCGAAAAGACAATATGAAGTTCTGTTGGGCTGAGGAAAGCTGCGGTCCTGAGGCAATTCTCCAAGTTCTTCATTACGACTGACTTTCACATGCAAGTAGTCATGTGGcttaatataataatatgaatGTATTGATCATAGCTGCTTTACAGacgttttctgtttctttgtggcTCCGCTGAACTGCACACAGCCCCTCAGCCTCTTTGTTCATTCTCTTTGGACTAAATGAACAATTttcatgagcaagcacttgctAATTGCCACCTCGTTTACCGGTTAATTTGACCAGTTTGGAAGTCAGTGTAGCACAACTAAAAACCACTGGCTCTGGGCCTTGGCCACTGCTTAAAAGCCCTGTAAGCCCAGCAGGCATCAACCATGCCACACAGgaatcctctttttttctttcctttttaccACAAGCCTTACTGGGAACCCCTTCTTCTATTCACTTAGGTTTACAGCATTTATATATTAATAAgttcaaaaaataaatggctGTTGATGTTTAACATAAAAGGGTGTGCTGGGCGTTAGTAATGGTTTGGTTTTGAAAACACAGAGATTTAACCGCAGCATATTCAGCtccctgtgtgtttgctgtgaagCAGAATAATGGCTGGTCCTCTTGGGTAGATGGTTTAGTTCCATCCCATTGCTAATGCGATGGCTTTTGAATCTCGCAGCCTCTGTCCACTGGGCCTCTCAGTGGGGCTCCCTGTGTAGCCCAAAGGGGggttcagagacagagagcgggGTGGGTATTGGGTGGGAAGTGTTCATGGTATTCTGTCGGATTTTCTAGAAGAATTTATTGGGGTTTTGAGAAAAGCAGTCTGCGTAATTACTTGCTTTTAACTCAAAAAGccgaaacaaaaacacacacataaaattgCCTGGTCACTCAAGTCACCTTCACCCCCCCCTTGTGTCTCTCATCCATGCATAAGCAGGCATGTCTGTGTACACAGGCACTGAGAGAGACTCAAAGAGAGAGCACAATTATTTCCTATCTGTAAGTACAAAGATTAAAACATCCTGACATAAAAAGGCTCAGTGCACAAGGTGTGATGAAGGGTGTGCTTCTTCTCTTAATAAAAACCATCCTGTCTGTGATCTCCCTAGCTCATTCAGCTGTCAGCTAGCCATCTCCAGAGGATCCTGCTTCCCAGGGTGCACCACATGCTCTGATAACACATATTTAGGCTTTTAATGCCCTCTAAAAAAGGCCTATGTTCAGTGGGGGCATTTTAAGCTGAAGCACATATTAGCTAATTAGGGTGTGTGGGCTCTTTGTAAGGATGTTTGGCATGCTGCGTGTACTTAAAATGAAAGGGAGCGAGGCTTATTAAATTGTGCTGAACTGCTCTTGAAACCTCTATGTcctgatttctctctctctacaagTTCACATAGATGTCAAACAGTACTGCTGCAGAACTAGAGGATGCTATCATAAGAGGACTAGATTGCATTTGTCCACAGAGACACAAGATAACTTGGTTAGCAATTGCATTTTGTTGGTATACATTATATTAGGAAGACGTCATTGTGAAATTAGAGAAACTGAAgtaattgtttaaaaaaaaaaaaatgctttcccAGAtctgtgtgtagtgtgtgtagtgACCATGCAAAATCACACGGACCACACCCAAATCCCATCCAACATGCTGTTAAATCCGAAGAAATAAGGGAGGACAGCAAACCATAAGGCAGGAACACTTGTGACCTATTAGtgcacagagaagaagagggaagagCCAACGTCCCAGCAGGCTACTGCTAAATAGACAGCCTGTCATCAAGACCAGGCTCTGAGACAGTCAATGAATTCTCACATGTCCACGACTCTCTGTAgtccagccacacacacacacactgaagaacaTCTCTCAGCACCAGTAAAGCTGAGCAGCAGTCCCAATGCTGCTTCTTGACATTACAGCACAGCAGGAGCCAGGGAAGGATCCATTCCACTAGATCCCTCCAACAAGCTGCTCAGTCGTCCAAAAGGGCATGTCAGGGTTAGCCCCCCCCTCGCTAGCTGTAGCTTTTTGTTCAGTCTTTGCTGACCATATGTTTACACTTCAGGGAGTTGAATGGGGGTTTGGAATCTGCCAAGGATTTAAGAATGCCAATAATTTGTAAATTGGCCCAAGTTCCCTGGTGAAAGAGTCAAGTGCAGCCTCTTTCCTCTGGCAGTCCTACTAGACAGCTATATGATAACCTAGTGTCCAACTCCAGGTAAAGTTCTGACCTAACTAACGACTTTTTTGCCCTCATCCCTTTCCCAATCTTTACCTGTCAGGACTTGAAGAAAGTTTACGAAGATCACCAGAAGAGCTCAGTCCCTCTGTGGCCCTTGTTCCAGTTCTGGACTTGCCCGACTCTCAGATCGTCCACCTGTCCTGCTGGCTCAGTCTATAGAAACCCagattcatccacagcactGGAATTCAGGGGGGCATTCATGGAAGAGCAACTGACAGCCCAACACATAATGACTTACAACGAGGTGTCAGGGAATGTGGAGAAGAAACACTGCGTAACTGCTCAATAATGTTACATGTTTATCATGACTGATTGTTGAAATGCAAAGctacatctgtctctgtttgtggttttgaggATTTCTTTATTCTACTTTGTATCCCCAGAACCTAGGCCACTAATCCATGGTGTCCTCCACTGTCATTgtagacagcagcagctgttactCTGCCTTGGAGAGGAGTCTTATAGCACTTTGGTAACCTAAGGCTGCATACCAGGAGACTAGAGACCCGAGTCTACAAAAGGAGACAGTAGCAGTGTCTCATTCCATGAGGCAATAAATTATATTTCCTGGATCACACTGTTTCTGTTGGAATTTCTCTTAGCACGCTAGCTACGACCCCTCATAAAGGCCCAGCGCAACCACTGCCACCATCTGTTCAGTTGTAAACCTATAGATTTACTGTGTAACTGGATTGTGgctgtgtgtaatgtgtgcgGATGAGGTGACTGAGTTTCTCCTGCTCATGGTCCATGGGTTTCAAGGTGTGTTATTATTGTGTCACAGGCAATCAGCACCAAGCACCTGAAAAGATTAAGCCTCTTTATGTTTTCTATTGATTCTTAGGCAGCCTGGTTAATAGAGGAGGGGGACACtaccacacacagctgcagggcaggtgtgtgttctgtgagtgtgtgtgtcggtggtggtgctggtggtgggtgGGTGTCAGTGTGACGACGTGGGAAGAAAATAACACCATTAACCATTGCTCCTggaacatttcttttctcaaagATCATGAACCGTATTGATGATCTGAGTTGGAATGCATCTTCACTTCTCGCTATTCTCATCTTTGCACTTGTGATGGCGGGAGGGTGGACTGTGTTATTGATCTTCACCCACCTCAATAGTGTTTTGATTGTTGTATCAAAAATTTAACAATAGATATAGCCAGTGGAGCCTACGGATTTTCATTGTGggttgaaaacacaaacaagcaattATTTATGAGAGCAAGCAAGTCATTGCCCCATAAATATAGTGTGTtaatgtttatctgtttttttttttttttttttaatagccaCCATGAGGggagattcagatttttttttaatgatgtagtTGTCAAATTAGCACCAAAAGATGGGCATTTTTCTACATAAAGAACTTTTATCATCTACCTACACTTCACGCATGTTTAGATTGCAGTAATTTCAATAAATGTAGCTCTTTAACTGTTGCAGATTTGACAAAGATGCAAATCTAAACAAGAAAAtcctctgaaaatgttttatttgtcaaTTATCATGGTTAATTTAATATGAGAATCTGTGTAGGAGATCAAATCCAAAGTAATGTACACTTGACTGTGATGAGCGAATGTGCATGTTTGGCTGTCTTCCCAGATAAACAACTGAGATTGAGGAGTGGTTTTGAAGACACACATAAAATCCTGGGGAattatgttttaatttcatgcatgtgccaaatttattttcatcatgaaAAATTTCTTCATTGACTTTTGATGCCATGTGCATTTTTCTCTGTGCATTCAACTGCAacaatacatacaaatacaagCAGAAAGAGACAACATTTCagtaacgcacacacacaagctcttCCGCTGAAATTTTGTGTCTAACAACCACTTGTCGATCACACTGTAAACATTTAGTGCTGTCTTCAAGCAGGCTTGTTTTTATCCAAACATGGGCACACCCTCATCATTACTCAGTGTGATGGCCCATGGCAGACACATTTCTTTGTGTCCTTTCCACTGTGTTTcctcacaaaatgaaaaaagacagGGTGACATTTGGTTTTCTCATGTGTTTTgtcaaatgtacttttttttttttttttttttgtacaaagcTGACCTGCAACCACTCTGCAAACAAACTAGCTGTTGTGGCTAACATTGTCCTTTGTGTGCAGTGTACCAGCCTGCGGCTCTTGTCATTGTGGCCTTGCACATGGACTTTAACTCTGTGTTTCCTCCTCTAGGCTAACCAGGCTGATGTGTGTGAGCTCTTTTCCCATAGCAGTGGGCTACAGTAGGGGAGCTTAGCTCAGGAGTAACCTTGCAGCACAAGACGCCTTGTGACGCTGTGGTTGGTTTGTCCCAatgactgtgtttatttttttggttttaaaacacTTTTGTTTCGTAATGTATTGTTTGATTCTGCTGACATAttgcgaaaaaaaaaatgtcttcatggtGCCAACACCGTCTTAACTTAGTAAAGCTGACAACTCAGAAGCAATCTCATGCTATTGAGTGGTGTCTGCCTCCATCTTGTGGTCAATATAAGCAGTGTGATGAAACCACCTGAGATTTCAATTCAGtttgtacagtatttttatttgtaccCTGAGTCATTAATCTGTTAAGCCAAGCCTTCTTATAGCTAGAATTACTCCACATTTGGCTCTCCTTGAActgatcagataaaaaaaaattaatttgaccAATGCTCTCCATTCAGTGAGAGTATATAGTTTGAAGTGCACAGCAGAGCAAAATGCTTTCTCTccatttcattttgctgtgcaCTGATAAAATATGGTCTGAATGACAGTAAAGAACTTACTATAAACTGAGTTATGTCaggtacattttatttatataacaccaGCTCACAGGACAAGTTATCTGAAGGAAAATAAAGCTGGTTTAAATATGCTGAAGAGAGAGACCAGTGGATTTATAGATGGATGTAATCAAAATAAACTAATCTTCTGTTTTAACaactatataataataataattctatgACTGCCATGTAAATTTAACATCTACCTGACCAGAAGTTGTTGTGCTTTGAAGTACATAGTATCTATTTAcagaataagaaataataaattgGAAAACAGATGGCTTACATGAGTGGGCCATACATGTCAAAGTAGAAATCTTCTGGCCATCTTTTTTCCATTAATAAAATTGAATGGATTTGAACATAAATTCAAAGAACGAATGCAATTTGATTTGCTATGCGTGACTGTGACCTTGAAAGACCCAACTCTTTTAATGTTCAATGCTATTGACTATTTGGTTGAGTACAGTTCATTTTAAGTTGTTTGGAATATTTGGAAACTAAAATCATGCGTATACTGTGGTACTTATACCAACTTTAATATGTTCTACTAAAAGGCAAATCTTCAGAGGTGTCGCGACAAAGTCACCGTTTCCATAGAAAAAGGAGTTTATAGGACTATAAACCCATTCTAGAGCATGAGTTTTCTTGGTGATACTTTTGTCCAGTGTACCTTCTGACCGACAAATGAGAATAACCTCCACCAAAACGATCCCTATAGATAACTGTCTCACGTCTGCCCCGGATAGGAACCAAGTATCTTTGTCTCCCGCCGAACATTTTGAGGGACGTACATTCCTGTTGCTGGGATGACGTCAGAGATTGTCGCTCCGTTAGCGAGAAAGCTAAACACGGTCCACAGTCAGCTGTTAATAACTGTGGTAGTTATAAAGGGGCTCTAAACGCACAGagtaagtgttttgttttgttttgttgtacaCCAGCAGAGCAGGAGTTGTTAGCTAGTTTCGATGCTCAGTGTGATTGTTTTGCGATGTTGTTAACGCCTTTGTCAAGTATTATTAGCGTGTAATGTCATTTATATGAGACACTAAAAATTTCataatgtgtgaaatgtgctcCATCTGATTGCAGTAATGAGAAAGAAATTTTAGATGCATAAGACATCACAGCATTTAGATGTTCGTTAAACTAAATAGTCGTATTATTGCAATAATGTCCTGTGTTCATTTGTCAGTTGCATTAATAAGACTTGGTCCTTTTCTTTGACTCGTTAtgacttgtgtttttgctttagGCCGAATAAGAAGACTACCGGATGATTGGAAAATGCACCAGTGCCCTGCTTGTCCAAAATCTTTCCCATCGCCCTATAAACTTCAGAGGCATCATGTCATCCATACCGGCCAGAAGCCCTTCATCTGTAAAATCTGTGGGAAAGCCTTCACGCAGTCTGggcatttaaaaacacacttgcaGCAGGTCCACCGTTCAGAGCCTTCAGCTGGCGCCCAGCTGgatgacattttaacaaacatcCAACAATCAAAACCCGATACACCAGCTGCAGGAATGAGCACTTGTGCCAGTGGTAATTACACTCTGATGTCATCGTTGGCTGCCCAGCCAGAATGGAAAAGCAAATCAGTGCCTCATGATATTGTTCTTGCTTTCTCTGATGCTGGAAGTTCACCCAAAAATAAGTCATGTGTAAGTAATAGCTCAGTGACCCAAAGCAGTACCTCGGTTGGTATGGATCAAACACATCAAGCTCATTTGGCAAATGTGGACGCATCTGTATCCAAAGCCCACAGTGGACACACCTGCAGGATCTGCTTGAAGTCATTTACTACCCCGCTTCAACTTTGGAATCATCAACCGACGCAttacaaaccaaaacacattcaGAGGGGCCAGCCTTTTTCAAAGGAGGCCAGTTCAAAGATGGATATTCACTCACAAGAACTCAGTTCCAATACAAGAAAACTGGCTCTGAAACACCAGTGTCCTAAATGTCTCAAAACCTTTTGTTCACCATCCAAACTGGAAAGACATTTTCTTATCCATACAGGCCAGAAACCCTACTTGTGTACAATCTGCCGCAAAACCTTTAGACAAAAGTCACACTTGAAATCCCACCTGAGCACAGCAAATAAGTGTTCAGTTTCTGCAAGCCATGGAATGAATAGACAGAGACTTTGTTCTGACGATCAAACTTCAATTCAACAACCTCAGTCACCACCTCAACAATCCACCAGCTGTCACAATCCTGTGGATTCATCCATGGAATTTAAGCTTCAGTGTAAAATAAGCGTAGATACTGTGCAGGCCTTGAATAAGGCTGAAATCAAGTTGGATGCAGTTGTAAAACCGGAACCATTCAATGCAGAAAGTCAGCGTCAGGGTATTTGTCATATGTCAGATGAAGAGTTCCGGTatgcaacacaaaaagatgTTAAACCATTCCAGTGTATGATCTGTCACAGATCATTTCGGTTGGAAGTTAATTTAATACGCCATCATACAATTCATCTGAACCAAAAAGGATTGGGAGGTCCTGCTCCCATGCAAGACAATATGCGCGATTCTGAAACAATTAACCCAGCACACCCGGTGGAACTGAACAATGTTCAACCAAAAACATGGAGTGAAAATTTGAATGACTCTTCCTCTCAAGAGATTCTGTCCCAACAGAAGGAAACCTGCCATTCAACTGCTAAACAGCAGAGAATGAACTCTATGCATCAGTGCCAAACATGTTCAAAATATTTCCCATCTGGATCAAAACTTCAGAGGCACATGATGACTCATACTGGACAAAGGCCTTTTGGATGTGAAGTGTGTGGAAAGAGATTTCGGCAGAAAACACACTTGAGGGTTCATTGTCGCACTCACCTGTGGTCAAGATATCAAAAACAGCGATCTCTGTATATCAATCGGCCACCTTCACGCACAAGCTGGTTTAATATGAAGTCCTCAGCAGACGTCCAGATCCAGGAAATGTTATCACAAAAACAGGGTGTTGTGACACCCAATGGTAGAGATGTAGTGTCTGTGAAACACCCTTCTAAAGAAATCTTTCCGAATAATGACCAGAGACAATTGGAGAACAAATTGTTGACGTTTATCTCAAAGAAAAATGAGGTTTTCAAAGTGAATGTTAAAAAGACACAGACTTATAAACCAATGCAGAATCCAAGCTATGGAAAACACAAGTGCTTGCACTGTTTAAAGGCTTTTCCAAGTGCATCTAAGTTACAAAGGCATGAAATGGTACACACAGGCGTGAAACCATTTCACTGTCCTGTGTGTGGGAAAGCTTTTAGGCAGGCCTCACATCTGAAAACCCATGGAAGGACACACTGCAAGAGGAAACCGTCCAAACCAGTCAATCAACAAGTGGAcatcagaaaactgaaaatcaatAGTCAACACCAGCTTTACCCAAGAATCACCATTTGCAtcccacaacaacaaatgtctGTGAACAGAGACACTACACATTCAGTTTTGGTCGGTACTGGAAGTAGAGGACAAAGAGCATTAATCTGTACCAGCCATGAAAAACCTATAACAGAAATGAACAGTGTCTTTAAATCAAAGCCAAAAAGTAATACTTGTGAGAAAAAGAAACGTCATGTTTGCAGAATATGCTCTAAGAACTTTGTTTCTCCATATAAGCTGTCAAGGCACTTGGTCACTCACTCTGGGATAAGGCCGTATAAATGCACTTTGTGTGGCAAAACCTTCACACAGCGTGGTCATCTAAAAATCCACGAGCAGAGTTGCAGACAACACACTAGGACCTCAGATGATAGCCAGAGAGAAAGGCGGGATCCCAACCATCTCCGGGATGAATGCATTGAAATCCTAGCTGACTGCACAGATTTCAGTGTGGATGCAATGAGAGCACAGGCAGAGTCACATTATGACAATGTTGGTTATTACGCATTCACCAATGGAGGTTTATCTTATTGCAAAGAGGCAACAGATACTGAGTGGCTGACAGTACAAGAAGTAGGCCTAACAGAGGAAAATAAcaaatcagataaaaaacaaaaagaaaattacaat
Encoded here:
- the LOC115035712 gene encoding zinc finger protein 770-like, whose product is MHQCPACPKSFPSPYKLQRHHVIHTGQKPFICKICGKAFTQSGHLKTHLQQVHRSEPSAGAQLDDILTNIQQSKPDTPAAGMSTCASGNYTLMSSLAAQPEWKSKSVPHDIVLAFSDAGSSPKNKSCVSNSSVTQSSTSVGMDQTHQAHLANVDASVSKAHSGHTCRICLKSFTTPLQLWNHQPTHYKPKHIQRGQPFSKEASSKMDIHSQELSSNTRKLALKHQCPKCLKTFCSPSKLERHFLIHTGQKPYLCTICRKTFRQKSHLKSHLSTANKCSVSASHGMNRQRLCSDDQTSIQQPQSPPQQSTSCHNPVDSSMEFKLQCKISVDTVQALNKAEIKLDAVVKPEPFNAESQRQGICHMSDEEFRYATQKDVKPFQCMICHRSFRLEVNLIRHHTIHLNQKGLGGPAPMQDNMRDSETINPAHPVELNNVQPKTWSENLNDSSSQEILSQQKETCHSTAKQQRMNSMHQCQTCSKYFPSGSKLQRHMMTHTGQRPFGCEVCGKRFRQKTHLRVHCRTHLWSRYQKQRSLYINRPPSRTSWFNMKSSADVQIQEMLSQKQGVVTPNGRDVVSVKHPSKEIFPNNDQRQLENKLLTFISKKNEVFKVNVKKTQTYKPMQNPSYGKHKCLHCLKAFPSASKLQRHEMVHTGVKPFHCPVCGKAFRQASHLKTHGRTHCKRKPSKPVNQQVDIRKLKINSQHQLYPRITICIPQQQMSVNRDTTHSVLVGTGSRGQRALICTSHEKPITEMNSVFKSKPKSNTCEKKKRHVCRICSKNFVSPYKLSRHLVTHSGIRPYKCTLCGKTFTQRGHLKIHEQSCRQHTRTSDDSQRERRDPNHLRDECIEILADCTDFSVDAMRAQAESHYDNVGYYAFTNGGLSYCKEATDTEWLTVQEVGLTEENNKSDKKQKENYNQTINRDEDHHSYSFPSELAFEINRLVESQNMAALPLSHHYEGNAENGEMPYQHGGVIAIFEGNKMLNDEPASSLDGDRIRVDFTDGYWCEPRTVFQCDKCFANFESRGDLKQHLCSINVQPTMSGSAQKNQCDVCCKTFVSPSKLKRHYLVHTGQRPFTCDICGKAFTQSSHVRTHRLLTHR